The proteins below are encoded in one region of Candidatus Micrarchaeia archaeon:
- a CDS encoding tripartite tricarboxylate transporter permease codes for MIDQLFSIIIGFLLGVFSGFIPGIHSNTISTLLMETNLDPMSLCFIIIAGLGAHTLISFVPAIFLGVPEDSTYISALPGQKLVLEGEGLNAVKLIIISCLISSFISLCLFPIVLILFPITFNFIYPYLIFILIFASCFMIVSERSIKKILYASLVFIMAGVLGCITINAPIKEPLFPIFTGLFAFSTLIATLWTKPKILKQINKKIEFNFWIPLLAGIILGFIADLFPGIATPAQLAVFVSPLLLACPKKYLVFTSSLAISHIVFAFASLPTIGKARIGALNYVSQLIEPSLNNLLPLMFIFILSICLASILLLLIYKKFEYIFRINTQHLYLCLILYLAVMVFLISGPLGIATLIAGTAIGSLPLFFNIKRVHVMGVIIIPSILMLI; via the coding sequence ATGATAGATCAATTATTTTCAATAATTATTGGATTTTTATTAGGTGTTTTTTCTGGATTTATCCCAGGTATTCATTCAAACACAATAAGCACCTTACTAATGGAAACAAACTTAGACCCAATGTCTTTATGTTTTATAATAATTGCAGGATTAGGCGCACATACATTAATCTCTTTTGTTCCTGCAATATTTTTGGGGGTGCCGGAAGATTCAACATATATATCTGCATTACCAGGACAAAAATTAGTTTTAGAAGGAGAAGGATTAAACGCAGTAAAATTAATTATAATCTCTTGTTTAATTAGTTCTTTTATATCTTTATGTTTATTTCCAATTGTTTTAATTTTATTTCCAATAACTTTCAATTTTATTTATCCATATTTAATTTTCATTTTAATTTTTGCTTCTTGTTTTATGATTGTTTCTGAAAGATCAATTAAAAAAATATTATATGCGTCTTTGGTCTTTATTATGGCTGGAGTGCTTGGCTGCATCACAATAAACGCACCGATTAAAGAACCATTGTTCCCAATTTTTACTGGGTTATTTGCATTCAGTACTTTAATAGCAACATTATGGACAAAACCTAAAATTTTAAAACAAATAAATAAAAAAATTGAATTTAATTTTTGGATTCCTTTATTAGCAGGTATTATTTTAGGCTTTATTGCAGATTTATTTCCAGGTATAGCAACACCTGCACAATTAGCTGTATTTGTTTCACCATTATTATTAGCTTGTCCTAAAAAATATTTAGTATTTACTTCTTCATTAGCTATAAGCCATATTGTATTTGCATTTGCTTCTTTACCTACAATAGGAAAAGCAAGAATAGGGGCATTAAACTATGTATCACAATTAATCGAGCCTTCATTAAATAATTTACTGCCTTTAATGTTTATTTTTATACTTTCTATTTGTTTAGCTTCAATTTTACTTTTATTAATTTACAAAAAATTTGAATATATTTTTAGAATAAACACTCAACATTTGTATTTATGTCTAATACTTTATTTAGCTGTCATGGTTTTTTTAATTTCCGGACCATTAGGAATTGCAACTTTAATTGCAGGAACAGCTATAGGCTCCTTACCTTTATTTTTTAATATAAAAAGAGTTCATGTAATGGGAGTTATAATTATCCCTTCAATTTTAATGCTAATTTAA
- a CDS encoding DNA adenine methylase, whose amino-acid sequence MNKKESKPFVKWVGGKRQLIDILFENIPTSFSNYHEPFVGGGALYFRLWDEGLIKKAYLNDFNSHLYNVYKIIKSKPSELIEELKTSKYQNEKKTYYKLRNKYNNQEYQDDTERAALFIYFNKTGFNGLWRVNSKDQYNVPMGKYKNPTLCDEDNIKLVSEALKKATLSNKDFSSVMGNTKANDFVYFDPPYHPLTETSNFTTYTKFDFTKEDQIRLKKLYVTLDLKKVNVMLSNSPAPLIMQLYSNYNPIKVQAKRMINCKSDKRGAIEEIVAMNYIRGER is encoded by the coding sequence ATGAATAAGAAAGAATCTAAACCTTTTGTGAAGTGGGTGGGAGGAAAAAGACAGTTAATTGATATTTTATTTGAAAATATTCCTACTTCTTTTTCTAATTATCATGAACCATTTGTAGGGGGTGGAGCATTATATTTTAGATTATGGGATGAAGGATTGATTAAAAAAGCTTATCTGAATGATTTTAATTCTCATTTATATAATGTATATAAAATAATCAAAAGTAAACCAAGTGAATTGATTGAAGAATTAAAAACATCAAAATATCAAAATGAAAAAAAAACATATTACAAGCTAAGAAATAAATATAATAATCAAGAATATCAAGATGACACAGAAAGAGCTGCGTTATTTATTTATTTTAATAAAACCGGGTTCAATGGTCTTTGGAGAGTGAATTCAAAAGACCAATATAATGTTCCTATGGGGAAATATAAAAACCCAACACTTTGTGATGAAGATAACATAAAATTAGTTTCAGAAGCCTTGAAAAAAGCAACCCTCTCAAATAAAGATTTTTCTTCGGTTATGGGGAATACCAAAGCAAATGATTTTGTATATTTTGATCCTCCATATCATCCTTTAACTGAAACCTCTAATTTTACAACTTATACAAAATTTGATTTTACAAAAGAAGATCAAATTAGATTAAAGAAATTATATGTAACTCTCGATTTAAAAAAGGTAAATGTTATGTTAAGTAATAGTCCTGCTCCTTTAATTATGCAACTTTATTCCAATTATAATCCTATTAAAGTACAAGCTAAAAGAATGATAAACTGTAAAAGTGATAAACGAGGAGCTATAGAAGAAATTGTTGCCATGAATTATATAAGAGGAGAAAGATAA
- the cyaB gene encoding class IV adenylate cyclase, whose translation MDEVEIKILNINVKEIEKKLIKLGAKKIGKNLVQIEFFDFPDEKISKNKSILRLRKYGKTIELTHKTKRKNQGKFKVREETEINIDNFENAEKILKKLGLKCINKSEKYRTSYKYENLKIEIDQHPKISAYMEIEGNKKDIEKLVKKLGFTMKDACNLTSSGVLKKYGVNPINLKFKKKSKR comes from the coding sequence ATGGATGAAGTAGAAATAAAAATTTTAAATATAAATGTAAAAGAAATTGAAAAAAAATTAATTAAATTAGGTGCTAAAAAAATAGGTAAAAATTTAGTACAAATAGAATTCTTTGATTTTCCAGATGAAAAAATATCAAAAAATAAATCAATTTTAAGACTAAGAAAATATGGAAAAACTATAGAATTGACTCATAAAACAAAAAGAAAAAACCAAGGGAAATTTAAAGTTAGAGAAGAAACAGAAATTAATATAGATAATTTTGAAAACGCAGAAAAAATTCTTAAAAAATTAGGTTTAAAATGCATTAATAAAAGCGAAAAATATAGAACTTCATATAAATATGAGAATTTAAAAATAGAAATAGACCAGCACCCTAAAATATCTGCTTATATGGAAATTGAAGGAAACAAAAAGGATATTGAAAAACTCGTTAAAAAATTAGGTTTTACAATGAAAGATGCATGCAATTTAACGAGCAGTGGAGTATTAAAAAAATATGGGGTTAACCCTATTAATTTAAAATTTAAGAAAAAATCAAAGAGATAA
- the dnaG gene encoding DNA primase DnaG, producing the protein MGKTYIDTLKYVVYGDVEIKGLVEKPDVVGAIFGQTEGLLGDELDLRDLQKNGRIGRIEVDLVAKSGKTVGSIKLPSSLDMVETCILAAALETVDRVGPCEAYIKVEKVEDTRNLKRKTIIDRAKNLLRNLLNTEIPESKVISDTVRDEVKTAEIVEYGKDKLPAGPNLDRFDSVIFVEGRADVLNLLRSDIPNVVAIGGAKINDTIVKLGREKEVTVFLDGDRGGDIILTQLKDATEIDFVARAQTGKEVEELTRKEIIKALRNKLPVEQAAEENNKGINYQEEDRPIRQQMQRPPQTQQVQQVRPLRPQQRVIKKIERVEPKERAPQELEDSLKELENTLKAKFYDKEFKQIKEMPVRDVIKTLENEKGVNAVVFDGIVTQRLVDLAEAQGVSYLIGIKSGNIFKKPDTLTIITKD; encoded by the coding sequence ATGGGAAAAACGTACATTGATACATTAAAATATGTAGTTTATGGAGATGTAGAAATTAAAGGATTGGTTGAAAAACCAGATGTAGTAGGAGCTATTTTTGGACAAACAGAAGGTTTGTTAGGAGATGAATTAGATTTACGAGATCTTCAAAAAAATGGAAGAATAGGAAGAATTGAAGTAGATCTAGTTGCTAAATCAGGAAAAACAGTCGGAAGTATAAAATTACCTTCTAGTTTAGATATGGTTGAAACTTGTATTTTAGCAGCAGCATTAGAAACTGTTGATAGAGTGGGACCATGCGAAGCATATATTAAAGTAGAAAAAGTTGAAGATACAAGAAATCTTAAAAGAAAAACAATTATTGATAGAGCAAAGAATTTACTTAGAAATTTACTTAATACAGAAATACCAGAAAGTAAAGTAATTTCAGATACAGTTAGAGATGAAGTAAAAACTGCAGAAATTGTTGAGTATGGTAAAGATAAATTACCAGCAGGACCTAATTTAGATAGATTTGATTCAGTTATCTTTGTTGAAGGCAGAGCCGATGTATTGAATTTATTAAGAAGTGACATACCTAATGTAGTTGCAATAGGTGGGGCAAAGATAAATGATACAATAGTTAAATTAGGCAGAGAAAAAGAAGTAACTGTTTTCTTAGATGGTGATAGAGGCGGAGATATAATTTTAACTCAATTAAAAGATGCTACTGAAATTGATTTTGTAGCAAGAGCACAAACAGGAAAAGAAGTAGAAGAATTAACAAGAAAAGAAATTATAAAAGCCTTAAGAAATAAACTTCCAGTAGAGCAAGCAGCAGAAGAGAATAACAAAGGAATTAATTATCAAGAAGAAGATAGACCAATTAGACAGCAAATGCAAAGACCTCCGCAAACTCAACAAGTTCAACAAGTAAGGCCTCTAAGACCTCAGCAAAGAGTAATTAAAAAAATAGAAAGAGTTGAACCAAAAGAGAGAGCACCACAGGAATTAGAAGATAGTTTAAAAGAATTGGAAAATACTTTGAAAGCTAAATTCTATGATAAAGAGTTTAAGCAAATAAAAGAGATGCCAGTAAGAGATGTTATAAAAACATTAGAAAATGAAAAAGGCGTAAATGCAGTAGTTTTTGATGGAATAGTAACTCAAAGATTAGTTGATCTAGCAGAAGCGCAAGGAGTATCTTATCTTATTGGTATAAAATCTGGAAATATTTTCAAGAAACCAGATACTCTTACAATAATAACTAAAGATTAA
- a CDS encoding DUF167 domain-containing protein, which translates to MEIEAKIVANAKQDNIQMENGQFKIRISEQPIKGKANKAIEKLIENELGYKAKIIAGATNSKKRIQLECNEQELVKKIGDINGKNVH; encoded by the coding sequence ATGGAAATAGAAGCAAAAATTGTTGCAAATGCAAAGCAAGACAATATACAAATGGAAAATGGCCAATTCAAAATAAGAATTTCTGAACAGCCAATAAAAGGTAAAGCAAATAAGGCTATTGAGAAATTAATAGAAAATGAATTGGGATATAAAGCAAAAATTATTGCAGGAGCAACAAATAGCAAAAAAAGAATTCAATTGGAATGTAATGAGCAGGAGTTAGTGAAAAAAATAGGTGATATAAATGGGAAAAACGTACATTGA
- a CDS encoding CBS domain-containing protein encodes METQIKVGDCMTKGVLVLSTSSKVKEAAEIMANANVGSIILMNKGKAVGIATERDIVRKVVGINKDPSKITLEEIMSRPLRVIKVDTSIGDAALAMRKYKIKKLPVIDKKGMVIGMITETDIISAYPGLVDVLIETALQNRFTGGEVFSGVCEHCGVYSEQLKRVSGTLLCSECREEEDIA; translated from the coding sequence ATGGAAACACAAATCAAAGTGGGAGACTGTATGACTAAAGGAGTTTTAGTCCTTTCTACCTCAAGTAAAGTAAAAGAAGCAGCAGAGATTATGGCTAATGCTAATGTAGGAAGTATAATACTTATGAATAAAGGAAAAGCAGTAGGAATTGCAACAGAAAGAGACATAGTACGAAAAGTTGTAGGAATTAATAAGGACCCTTCTAAAATAACATTAGAAGAAATTATGAGCAGACCTTTAAGAGTAATTAAAGTTGATACTTCTATTGGAGACGCAGCTTTAGCAATGAGAAAATACAAAATTAAAAAATTACCTGTTATTGATAAAAAAGGAATGGTAATAGGAATGATTACTGAAACAGATATTATTAGTGCTTACCCTGGATTAGTTGATGTTTTAATAGAAACTGCTTTACAAAATAGATTTACTGGGGGAGAAGTTTTTAGTGGAGTCTGTGAACACTGTGGTGTGTATTCTGAACAATTAAAACGTGTAAGTGGAACTCTTCTTTGCAGTGAATGTAGAGAAGAGGAAGATATTGCCTAA
- a CDS encoding undecaprenyl-diphosphate phosphatase, translating to MDLFSAIVLGILQGITEWLPISSSAMVTLFGKLIFNFDYSDALGTALWLHCGTTLAAVIYFRQDILNILKSVYNKDKENKQIFIFLLITTIFSFIIAGILSMFLFSIQIPDSIFTLGIGFFLLIIAFLHKNRKESEIKEKVTDIKAIIVGFFQGISVLPGISRSGITIAVLLYEKFSLKDSFRLSFLMSIPVTFGASLLIPVIKEGFIIDEYLILSGIIAFITGLLTIKILMDFAEKVNFYKATLFLGLFVLLFGVLQLLI from the coding sequence ATGGATTTATTTTCTGCAATAGTTTTAGGTATATTACAAGGAATAACAGAATGGCTTCCAATTAGTTCATCAGCTATGGTTACTTTATTTGGGAAATTAATTTTTAATTTTGATTATTCAGATGCATTGGGAACTGCATTATGGCTTCATTGTGGTACAACGTTAGCAGCAGTAATTTATTTTAGACAAGATATATTGAATATATTAAAAAGTGTTTATAACAAAGATAAAGAAAACAAACAAATATTTATTTTTTTATTAATAACTACAATTTTTAGTTTTATTATCGCAGGTATATTAAGTATGTTTTTATTTTCTATTCAAATTCCAGATTCAATTTTTACTTTGGGGATTGGATTTTTTTTATTAATAATTGCATTCTTACATAAAAATAGAAAAGAATCTGAAATTAAAGAAAAAGTAACAGATATTAAAGCAATTATAGTTGGTTTTTTTCAAGGAATTTCTGTTTTACCCGGCATAAGCAGATCTGGGATAACAATAGCAGTATTATTATATGAAAAATTTTCTTTAAAAGATTCTTTTAGATTAAGTTTTTTAATGAGTATACCAGTTACGTTTGGTGCTTCTTTATTAATACCAGTAATTAAAGAAGGATTTATTATAGATGAATATCTAATTTTAAGCGGAATAATTGCATTCATAACCGGTTTATTAACTATAAAAATATTAATGGATTTTGCTGAAAAAGTTAATTTTTATAAAGCAACTTTATTTTTAGGCCTTTTTGTGTTGTTATTTGGGGTATTGCAACTTTTAATTTGA
- a CDS encoding type II restriction endonuclease codes for MKYLNVYKKIGIKENEVFNYLLDTLSDSIFTWQYFVDFKKVKINLSKIEKELNLLNTLIGKENIEKEFIEILREYPKVRKVLPILIAIRESKINNLQIIDNFEILEAKSKCDLFNPTKELNQSIKNDLLIFFNDSGLKDVFQDKAIKNIVDYCVGIEVGMDTNARKNRTGKVMEQLVERIITDFSKNNNLEFIIQANQSKIVKNWNFNIKLDKANRIFDFAIFDKKINKLFLIETNYYGGGGSKLKSTAGEYQYLDSLLKSQNVEFIWITDGKGWLTAKKPLQETFIKINYVLNLKLIKQGVLKEIIC; via the coding sequence ATGAAATATTTAAATGTATATAAAAAAATAGGAATAAAAGAAAACGAAGTTTTTAATTATTTATTAGATACTTTAAGTGATTCTATATTCACATGGCAATATTTTGTTGATTTTAAAAAAGTTAAAATAAATTTATCAAAAATTGAAAAAGAATTAAATTTATTGAATACTTTAATAGGCAAAGAAAATATTGAAAAAGAATTTATTGAAATATTGCGGGAATATCCAAAAGTTAGAAAAGTATTGCCAATATTAATAGCTATAAGAGAAAGTAAAATAAATAATCTTCAAATAATTGATAATTTTGAGATTTTAGAAGCTAAAAGTAAATGTGATTTATTTAATCCAACTAAAGAGTTAAATCAAAGTATAAAAAATGATTTATTGATTTTTTTTAATGATTCTGGATTAAAAGATGTTTTTCAAGATAAAGCAATAAAAAATATCGTTGATTATTGTGTGGGTATAGAAGTTGGGATGGATACAAACGCAAGGAAAAACAGAACTGGCAAAGTTATGGAACAATTAGTTGAAAGAATAATAACTGATTTTTCAAAGAATAATAATTTAGAATTTATTATACAAGCAAACCAAAGTAAAATCGTAAAAAATTGGAATTTTAATATTAAATTAGATAAAGCGAATAGAATTTTTGATTTTGCTATATTTGATAAAAAAATTAACAAACTCTTTTTAATAGAAACTAATTATTATGGTGGTGGCGGTTCTAAATTAAAATCAACTGCTGGAGAATATCAGTATTTAGATAGTTTATTAAAATCACAGAATGTAGAGTTTATATGGATAACTGATGGAAAAGGTTGGTTAACCGCTAAAAAACCATTACAAGAAACATTCATAAAAATTAATTATGTTTTAAACTTAAAATTAATCAAGCAGGGAGTTTTAAAAGAAATAATCTGCTAA
- a CDS encoding DNA methyltransferase: MKFEPDDFELQYTTVWSFPDRGDWATHKGDYRGNFSPYIPRNLILRYSKEEDIILDQFSGSGTTLVECKLLNRNAIGYDINQTAVETAKKRLDFEYKNNSKQEIKLGDARKLPLQDESIDLIITHPPYLDIVKYNSENKKDISNIKKLDEFVNEMKKVAEESYRVLKKDKYCAILIGDTRRKGMYIPLAYNVMKTFFEAGFNLKEDIIKKQWNCKTTPLWKSQSKKYNFHLIMHEHLFVFKKIN, from the coding sequence ATGAAATTTGAACCTGATGATTTTGAATTACAATATACTACGGTTTGGTCTTTCCCAGATAGGGGAGATTGGGCAACACACAAAGGAGATTATAGAGGAAATTTTTCCCCATATATACCTAGAAACCTTATTTTAAGATATTCAAAAGAAGAGGATATAATTTTAGATCAATTTTCGGGAAGTGGAACTACTTTAGTAGAATGTAAATTGCTTAATAGGAATGCAATAGGTTATGATATTAATCAAACTGCGGTAGAAACTGCTAAAAAAAGATTAGATTTTGAATATAAAAATAATAGCAAACAAGAAATAAAATTAGGAGATGCAAGAAAATTACCTTTACAAGATGAATCTATAGATTTAATTATTACACATCCTCCTTATTTAGATATTGTAAAATATAATTCTGAGAATAAAAAAGATATTTCTAATATTAAAAAATTAGATGAATTCGTGAATGAAATGAAAAAGGTGGCTGAAGAATCGTATAGAGTACTTAAAAAAGATAAATATTGTGCTATCTTAATAGGAGATACAAGAAGAAAAGGCATGTATATTCCTTTAGCATATAATGTTATGAAAACTTTTTTTGAAGCAGGTTTTAATCTAAAAGAAGACATCATCAAAAAACAATGGAACTGTAAAACTACTCCTTTATGGAAATCCCAATCAAAGAAATATAATTTTCATTTAATAATGCACGAACATTTATTTGTATTTAAAAAAATTAATTAA
- the hjc gene encoding Holliday junction resolvase Hjc, translating into MVATYRKGARAERELINWFSEKGFEVIRAAGSGGNSLSPDILVFRKGKQYAFECKAWDTTSLSLKQAQIDGLKRWEETSGITTMVAWRLSRNGWRFIPLHLLKKTPAGYSINWKTAENTMLFEDLIR; encoded by the coding sequence ATGGTTGCAACATATAGAAAAGGCGCGAGAGCAGAAAGAGAATTAATTAACTGGTTTTCTGAAAAAGGATTTGAAGTAATACGCGCAGCTGGATCTGGAGGAAATTCATTATCTCCAGATATTTTAGTATTTAGAAAGGGAAAACAATATGCATTTGAATGCAAAGCATGGGATACTACTTCTTTATCTTTAAAACAAGCGCAGATAGATGGTTTGAAAAGATGGGAAGAAACATCTGGAATAACAACTATGGTTGCATGGAGATTATCAAGAAATGGGTGGAGATTTATACCTTTACATTTATTAAAAAAAACTCCTGCTGGATATAGCATAAATTGGAAAACAGCAGAAAATACAATGCTATTTGAAGATCTAATAAGATGA